The proteins below come from a single Limnobaculum xujianqingii genomic window:
- the sstT gene encoding serine/threonine transporter SstT — MSNIKKPFGFLRGSLVTQILIGMFAGIILAFVSPSGAQAAGLLGNLFVSALKSVAPILVFILVASSIANHKKGQKTNMRPIVVLYLIGTFAAALIAVLGSFLFPSKLLLATTNASLSPPGSVIEVLHAVLFKMVDNPVRALMEANYIGLLVWGIALGVALRHASDTTKTVVSDLSYGITFIVRLVIRFAPIGIFGLVSATLSDPETGFSAFRGYAHLLTVLIGCMAVVALVLNPLIAFIITRQNPYPLVFTCLRDSGIPAFFTRSSAANIPVNMTLCKKLKLKEETYSVAVPLGTAINMAGAAVTITVLTLAAVYTLDIAVDIPTALLLSVIASICACGASGVAGGSLLLIPVACSMFGIPNEIAMQVVAVGFIIGVLQDSVETAINSSTDVVFIAAVCKAEEQKEAAMAASAIKES; from the coding sequence GTGAGTAACATAAAAAAGCCATTTGGCTTTCTACGCGGTAGCCTCGTTACCCAAATATTAATAGGCATGTTCGCCGGTATCATTCTGGCATTTGTATCACCAAGCGGCGCTCAGGCTGCTGGCCTTTTAGGTAATTTGTTCGTCAGTGCACTGAAGTCCGTTGCACCTATTCTGGTTTTTATTTTGGTTGCTTCTTCTATAGCCAACCATAAGAAAGGACAGAAAACCAATATGCGACCAATCGTTGTGCTGTATCTGATTGGTACTTTTGCGGCGGCATTAATTGCTGTTTTGGGCAGTTTCTTATTTCCTTCAAAATTGCTTTTGGCAACCACCAATGCTTCACTAAGCCCTCCAGGCAGCGTAATCGAAGTTCTCCATGCAGTGCTGTTTAAAATGGTGGATAACCCTGTCAGAGCCCTGATGGAAGCAAACTATATTGGCCTTCTGGTTTGGGGTATCGCGTTAGGTGTGGCTTTACGCCATGCATCCGATACCACTAAAACAGTAGTCAGCGATCTCTCTTACGGTATTACCTTTATTGTACGTCTGGTGATCCGCTTTGCTCCTATCGGTATTTTTGGTTTAGTCTCCGCTACGTTGTCAGATCCGGAAACAGGGTTCTCCGCGTTTCGTGGCTATGCCCATCTGCTGACAGTATTAATTGGCTGTATGGCGGTGGTTGCGCTGGTACTTAACCCGCTAATCGCATTTATTATCACGCGCCAAAACCCATATCCATTGGTGTTTACCTGTCTGCGTGATAGCGGTATTCCCGCCTTCTTTACCCGTAGTTCAGCGGCAAACATTCCGGTCAATATGACCCTGTGTAAAAAGCTGAAACTGAAAGAAGAAACTTACTCTGTTGCCGTTCCTCTTGGTACCGCTATCAATATGGCGGGAGCAGCAGTGACTATCACTGTATTAACATTAGCGGCGGTGTACACTTTAGATATCGCCGTTGACATCCCTACCGCATTGCTACTGAGCGTTATTGCCTCAATTTGTGCCTGTGGCGCATCGGGTGTCGCCGGTGGCTCTTTGCTGCTGATCCCAGTCGCCTGTAGCATGTTCGGTATCCCGAATGAGATTGCTATGCAGGTTGTTGCGGTTGGCTTCATTATTGGCGTTCTGCAGGACTCGGTAGAAACCGCAATTAACTCATCAACTGACGTAGTATTTATCGCGGCAGTCTGCAAAGCTGAAGAACAAAAAGAAGCAGCTATGGCGGCTTCTGCAATAAAAGAAAGTTAA
- a CDS encoding DUF1294 domain-containing protein: protein MNSRTDTKKKYRAFSFTILLVIILFFSAITLAFWFSWLPPEIVILYATLSLITFLFYGKDKSAAKKHTWRIKESTLLWLGVIGGWPGALMAQQLFRHKSSKKSFQWMFWLTVIINCAILIWWLRSR, encoded by the coding sequence ATGAATTCACGGACAGATACCAAAAAAAAATACCGAGCCTTTAGTTTTACTATTCTACTGGTGATTATCCTGTTTTTCTCTGCCATCACCCTGGCATTTTGGTTTAGCTGGTTACCCCCAGAGATAGTGATTCTGTATGCCACATTAAGCCTGATAACTTTTCTGTTTTATGGCAAAGATAAATCTGCTGCGAAAAAGCACACCTGGCGTATTAAAGAAAGTACGCTGCTATGGTTGGGTGTAATCGGTGGATGGCCAGGAGCCCTGATGGCACAACAATTATTTCGCCATAAGTCGAGCAAGAAGTCGTTTCAATGGATGTTCTGGCTTACGGTTATTATTAACTGTGCAATTTTGATTTGGTGGCTAAGAAGTCGGTAA
- the hemY gene encoding protoheme IX biogenesis protein HemY, translated as MLRLLFLLLILVAGIAAGPMLAGHQGSVMIQTDNYDIKMSVTGLAILIALLFIVLFCLEWVLRRIFHTSARTKGWFVGRKSTRARKQTRAAMLKLTEGDFSQVEKLLTRNADHAEQPVVNYLLAAEAAQQNGDTQRVNDYLSRAAELADTDQLPVDITRIRIQLAQGEYHAARHGIDQLLNDAPRHPEVLRLAQQAYLKTGGYASLLEIIPSIEKAKLYDEDTLETLRLDTYIGLMNQAMSEGGSEGLKLWWKNQPRKVRNNQTLQVELASHFIDCDDNEQAQKIILDGLKHQYDERLILLIQKLESGNPDPLEKELKMQIQEHGATPLLNSTLGQLLIKHGEWEQASVVLKQAIEQHPDAKDYALLADALDKLNRSQEAAQIRRQGLSLSLK; from the coding sequence ATGCTGCGTTTACTCTTTCTATTATTGATACTGGTCGCAGGTATAGCTGCAGGTCCAATGCTGGCTGGACATCAGGGCTCGGTAATGATCCAAACGGATAATTACGACATTAAAATGAGCGTGACCGGTCTTGCTATCCTTATCGCATTACTGTTTATCGTTTTGTTCTGTCTTGAGTGGGTACTACGCCGCATTTTTCATACCAGTGCACGTACTAAAGGCTGGTTTGTTGGCCGTAAAAGCACTCGCGCACGCAAACAAACCCGGGCTGCAATGCTTAAGCTAACCGAAGGGGATTTTTCTCAGGTTGAGAAGTTACTTACCCGTAACGCTGACCATGCGGAACAGCCCGTAGTGAACTATTTGCTGGCGGCTGAAGCTGCACAGCAAAATGGTGATACTCAGCGTGTGAATGACTATCTGAGCCGTGCTGCAGAACTGGCAGATACCGACCAGCTTCCGGTTGATATTACCCGCATCCGCATTCAGTTGGCACAAGGCGAATATCACGCCGCACGCCACGGTATCGACCAGTTACTTAATGATGCACCACGCCATCCGGAAGTGCTGCGTCTGGCACAGCAGGCCTATCTAAAAACCGGTGGCTATGCCTCCTTACTGGAGATCATTCCTTCCATTGAGAAAGCTAAGCTTTACGATGAAGATACGCTGGAGACCCTACGCCTTGACACTTATATCGGCTTAATGAATCAGGCCATGTCTGAAGGCGGTAGCGAAGGACTGAAGCTATGGTGGAAAAATCAGCCACGTAAAGTGCGTAATAACCAAACGCTTCAGGTTGAACTGGCTTCCCATTTCATCGACTGCGATGACAATGAGCAAGCACAGAAAATCATTCTGGATGGATTGAAGCACCAATATGATGAAAGACTGATTCTGCTAATTCAGAAGCTGGAATCCGGCAATCCGGATCCGCTGGAAAAAGAGTTAAAAATGCAGATTCAGGAACACGGCGCAACACCACTGCTAAACAGCACACTGGGCCAACTGTTAATTAAGCATGGTGAGTGGGAACAAGCCAGCGTGGTGCTAAAACAAGCCATCGAGCAACATCCTGATGCTAAAGACTATGCTTTGTTGGCAGATGCACTGGATAAGCTAAATCGTTCTCAGGAAGCCGCACAAATACGACGTCAGGGGTTATCATTATCCCTGAAGTAA
- the hemX gene encoding uroporphyrinogen-III C-methyltransferase → MTDSTTPSAPVEQENVSAEKETNTQTPKVRQGSRSGVALGAIAIALVIALGGGLYYHGHQWAASQQATIQQLQAQIDSLKTGQSKEDGQLLASQNEFTQQLKNTEKQIAEQNNKLDAQVSTLQELQNKVTTIASSDSKIWHLSEADFLVKMAARKLWIEQDAATAINMLKSADKSLSEFNDPSLSEVRQAIIQDINSISAVSQIDFDGIALRLNELSDQVMNLPSASTDWDNAPLDKSSTEVSGELKDWRQNLKNSWHSFMSEFITIRSRDVPANELTSPLLTPDQDTYLRENLRLKLLIAARAVSRHQSEIYQQSLDSVSTWVRAYFDPDHSSTKAFISQLDELSQQSINLDMPKELKSLSLLDTVTRKRTRDIAPPAPVSAPAQAPTTAPAPDAPRPSSNQEG, encoded by the coding sequence ATGACGGATTCAACGACCCCATCAGCACCAGTTGAACAAGAGAACGTGTCAGCTGAAAAAGAAACAAATACTCAAACGCCAAAAGTCAGGCAAGGTAGCCGGTCTGGTGTTGCATTAGGAGCGATTGCTATCGCTTTAGTCATTGCGCTTGGCGGTGGTCTCTATTACCACGGTCATCAATGGGCTGCATCCCAGCAGGCAACAATACAGCAGTTACAGGCTCAAATTGATTCACTGAAAACTGGCCAATCTAAAGAAGATGGTCAGCTGTTAGCATCGCAAAATGAGTTTACTCAACAGCTGAAAAATACCGAGAAACAGATAGCCGAGCAAAATAATAAACTGGATGCTCAGGTATCAACTCTGCAAGAGCTACAAAATAAGGTCACAACGATCGCTTCCAGCGATAGCAAAATATGGCATTTATCTGAAGCCGATTTTCTGGTCAAAATGGCTGCTCGTAAGCTGTGGATTGAGCAAGATGCAGCAACAGCAATCAATATGTTAAAAAGCGCAGATAAATCACTGTCTGAATTTAATGACCCAAGCTTAAGCGAAGTTCGTCAGGCAATTATTCAGGATATCAATTCTATTTCCGCAGTAAGCCAGATCGATTTTGACGGTATTGCCCTGAGATTAAATGAGCTCTCCGATCAAGTGATGAACCTGCCATCTGCCAGTACAGACTGGGATAACGCTCCGTTAGATAAAAGCAGTACTGAAGTGAGCGGTGAGCTGAAAGACTGGCGTCAGAATTTAAAAAACAGCTGGCATAGTTTTATGTCAGAATTCATTACTATTCGCTCCCGCGATGTTCCGGCTAATGAACTAACCAGCCCACTGTTAACACCGGATCAAGATACCTATCTGAGAGAAAACCTGCGATTAAAACTGCTAATTGCTGCCAGAGCGGTTTCCCGTCATCAAAGTGAAATCTATCAGCAATCACTGGACAGCGTTTCCACCTGGGTTCGCGCCTATTTCGATCCGGATCACTCATCAACCAAAGCATTTATAAGTCAGCTTGATGAGCTCTCTCAGCAATCTATTAATCTGGATATGCCGAAAGAACTGAAAAGCCTGTCGCTGCTGGATACCGTAACGAGAAAACGTACTCGTGACATTGCACCACCAGCTCCGGTTTCAGCTCCCGCTCAGGCACCAACTACAGCACCTGCACCGGACGCACCTCGTCCATCCAGTAATCAGGAGGGTTAA
- the hemD gene encoding uroporphyrinogen-III synthase — MTILVTRPSPAGEELVKQLIAQGINACHTPLISFSPGDELKNLPDYLNNLRQGDLLIAASQHAVYYARDKLLEECHIWPDNIDYLAIGEKTAGEFEKVINRPVARPEGREISEQLLKSPQLQHVVGKRVLILRGNGGRPFLAEQLKKRGAEVTFCECYQRHPIPYDGEKLYHHWQQMNVNTLVITSGEMLQQLYELVPERYRKWLLSCQLLVVSERLAVLANTLGWIHCQIADNADNDALLRALQQI; from the coding sequence ATGACCATACTGGTTACTCGCCCCTCCCCTGCAGGTGAAGAGTTGGTTAAACAACTCATTGCTCAGGGGATTAATGCCTGCCATACCCCATTGATTAGCTTTTCCCCCGGTGATGAACTTAAAAACCTGCCTGATTATTTGAATAATTTACGTCAGGGTGACCTACTGATCGCCGCTTCCCAACATGCTGTATATTACGCACGAGACAAGCTGCTCGAAGAATGTCATATCTGGCCTGATAATATAGATTATTTGGCTATCGGGGAGAAAACCGCCGGGGAATTTGAAAAAGTGATAAATCGCCCGGTAGCTCGTCCCGAAGGTCGCGAAATCAGTGAGCAACTGCTAAAATCACCTCAATTACAGCATGTTGTCGGTAAAAGAGTGTTGATTTTGCGCGGAAACGGCGGGAGGCCATTTCTGGCAGAACAGCTTAAGAAACGGGGAGCTGAAGTAACATTTTGTGAGTGTTATCAACGCCACCCGATACCTTACGATGGTGAAAAACTTTACCATCATTGGCAGCAAATGAACGTTAACACGCTGGTAATTACCAGTGGAGAAATGTTACAACAGCTGTACGAATTGGTTCCGGAACGCTATCGTAAATGGTTACTTAGTTGCCAATTACTGGTAGTTAGTGAACGACTTGCTGTACTGGCCAATACATTAGGCTGGATACATTGCCAAATTGCAGATAATGCAGATAACGATGCGCTATTGCGTGCGCTACAACAAATTTAA
- the hemC gene encoding hydroxymethylbilane synthase has product MSTNTIRIATRQSPLALWQAHYVRDRLLAFHPNLTVELVTMVTRGDIILDTPLAKVGGKGLFVKELEIAMLEGRADIAVHSMKDVPVAFPEGLGLVTICEREDPRDAFVSNHFNSLDDLPAGSIVGTSSLRRQCQLRARRPDLVITDLRGNVGTRLSKLDNGQYDAIILAAAGLKRLKLEQRIRNFMTPEESLPAVGQGAVGIECRLNDQTTRELLAPLNDAATETRVIAERAMNARLEGGCQVPIGSYAELEGDELWLRALVGAPDGSKMIRGERRGPASAAEKMGIALAEELLSQGADEILQRVYQDNQS; this is encoded by the coding sequence ATGTCTACTAACACTATTCGCATTGCGACTCGTCAAAGCCCGCTGGCGTTATGGCAAGCACACTACGTTCGGGATCGCTTACTGGCTTTCCACCCAAACCTGACGGTTGAACTGGTCACCATGGTAACCCGCGGCGATATTATTCTGGATACCCCTCTGGCTAAAGTAGGTGGCAAGGGATTATTTGTTAAAGAGCTGGAAATCGCCATGCTGGAAGGACGCGCTGATATTGCCGTGCATTCAATGAAAGACGTGCCCGTCGCTTTTCCGGAAGGCTTAGGTTTAGTCACCATCTGCGAGCGTGAAGATCCACGCGATGCCTTTGTCTCTAATCACTTTAATTCACTGGATGATTTACCTGCCGGTAGTATCGTTGGTACCTCAAGCCTGCGCCGCCAGTGCCAACTTCGTGCCCGTCGCCCTGATTTAGTCATCACCGATCTGCGCGGCAATGTTGGTACTCGCCTGAGCAAATTGGATAATGGTCAATATGACGCCATTATTCTGGCCGCTGCGGGCTTAAAACGCCTGAAGCTGGAACAACGTATTCGTAATTTTATGACGCCGGAAGAGTCTTTACCGGCGGTAGGTCAGGGTGCAGTGGGTATCGAATGTCGTCTGAACGATCAAACAACCCGTGAGTTATTAGCGCCGCTAAATGATGCCGCCACAGAAACTCGAGTTATTGCTGAACGAGCCATGAATGCCCGTCTGGAAGGTGGGTGTCAGGTACCTATTGGCAGTTATGCCGAACTGGAAGGTGATGAACTTTGGCTTCGGGCGTTGGTTGGTGCTCCCGATGGCAGTAAAATGATTCGCGGGGAACGTCGTGGCCCTGCATCCGCTGCTGAAAAAATGGGAATCGCTCTGGCTGAAGAACTGCTTAGTCAGGGAGCCGATGAAATTCTGCAACGTGTCTATCAGGATAATCAGTCCTGA